One Ilumatobacter coccineus YM16-304 genomic window, TGGCCGGGCTCAGGTTGCGGGCCTCGAGGTCGAAACTCTCACTCAACTCGTCGAACGCCGGCAGCGCCGCATCGACACCGAACGCCATCAAGATGCCGATGAATGCGAGGAATGCGATCACCGACCGCTCGGTTCGTTGCGTCGTCGACCCGTTCACCGCGGCACCATAACGGCGCGTGCGCGCCATCACGACCGGCTTGAGTAGTTTGCAGGAATGGCACAAGCAAACGATCTGGTCATGCTCGACCACGGCCCGATGATCGGCCCCGACGAGCTCACCGACACCCTCGGATGGACCCTCAAACCCGAAGGTCTGTGCCAGGACGACCGCTGCGTGATCGTGCCCGATCGCGGTGCCATCGAGTCCGACGGCCACATCGACGTGACCGCCGTTGCGGCCCTGCTCGACCGCCCTGCCGTCCACGACGACGCGTCCGGACTCGTCGCCATCGGTGCGCCGCGCGAACGACGCCGCGGCGCGCTCCACGATCTCCGGGCACCCGACTTCACGCTGCCCGACCTCGAGGGCACCTCACATTCGCTCTCCGACCATCGTTCGAAGAAGAAACTGCTCGTCGCCTTCTCCAGTTGGTGAGGTTGCATCTTCGACCTGCCAGGTTGGCAGGTACTCCAAGAAGAACTCGCCGATCACGACTTCCAGGTGATCGCGGTGGCCATCGACGAAGCGGTCGACAAGATCCGTGAATTCATGGATGGCATCACCTACCCAGTGCTGATCGACGCCGACCATCTCCTCACCGAGCTGTACGCGATCTCCAACGTGCCGACCGTGTTGCTGATCGACGAGGACGATCGGATCGTGCAGCCGAACTGGAACGCGTATGCCACCGACACGTTCAAGGACTTCACGGGCATCGATTCGTCACAGCAGATCGAGGTGATCCGACGGTGGGTCGTCGACGGCGAGACGATGATGACCGAAGCCGACGCGAAGACAGCGGTCGGCGACCTGACCGACGACGAAGAGGCCGCCCGACTGCACTTCCGGATCGCCCTTCGTCTGCGCGACGCCGGGGACGAGGCGGGAGCCGAACGGAACTTCGAGCGGGCGTGCGAGCTCGCGCCGCACGACTGGACGATCCGCCGGGCATCGATGCCGTTGCGCGGCGGTGACCCGTTCGGACCGGAGTTCTTCACGCTCGTCGAGGAGTTCACCGCCGCGGGCCGCCCGTACCACGGCGTCGCTGCCGAGCGACACCCCTGACGAACCTGGTTATTTCCATCCCGGATGGAAATAACCAGGTCGGTCAGTCGGGAGCCTCGACGTCGCAGACGAGTTCGTCGCCGAACACCATCACCGTGCCGTAGACGATCGCGACGGGGCGTCCCGACTCGATGCGCTCGCGCTTGGCACCCGGCAGCTGGACTTCGGTGCCGTTGGTCGACTGCATGTCTTCGACGACGAGCTGTCCGCCCTCGATCCGGATCTCGGCGTGGGTTCGCGAGAGACCTTGGCCGGGGCCGTCGTACTTCATGATGCGCGGCAGCTCGTCGACCTGGCCGGTGATCTTCGGGTTACGGCCGATGAGCACGCTCCGGTCGACCGGGATCCGTTCGCCGTTGCCGAACGAGAGGATCGCGTGGATGCGTCGCTCGCGCTCCGGTTCGTCGGGCTCGGGCTCGTCGTCGGTCGTGCTGTCGTCCGTGGTGCCGCTGTCGTCGGTCGTGCTCTCGTCGGTCGTGCTCTCGTCGGTCGGTGCGTCGAGATCGAGCATCGGAGCGCTGTCCTGCTCGTCGGATACTGGCTCGGCGAACGACGCTTCGAGGTCGGCGATCACCGCGTCGTCGGGGAGCTCCGACTCCTGCTCGGGCTCCGGTTCCAGTTCCGGCTCGGGCTCGGGTTCCGGTTCCACCTCGGGTTCCGGTTCCACCTCGGGCTCCGACTCCGCCTCTGGTTCCGGCTCGGGCTCGGGCTCTGGCTCGGGCTCCGGTTCCGCCTCGGGCTCCGGTTCCGCCTCGGGCTCTGGCTCGGGCTCTGGCTCCGGTTCTAGCTCGGGCTCGGGCTCTGGTTCCGGCTCGGGTTCCGGCTCGGGTTCGGGCTCCGGCTCCGGCTCGGGCGCAGTCAGGGTGTCGAAGCGGCGGCTCAGCGACGATGCGGGAACGGAGCCGGCGACGACGAAGAACCCGCCCTCGGCGTTCAGCCCGGCGTCGGCACCGCTGCCATCGCCCGACAGTGTCATCGACACCGCTGCGACGTCACCAGCCGTCTCCTCGATCCACGTGCGAACGTCGGCCGGGTCGATCGAACGCTCGGACCCGTCGTTGGTGGTCACGGTCACGACGACCGCCCCACGGGTGACGATGCGCACGCACTCGTCCTCGACCTGCACCAACCCGAAGTCGGGCAGGTTCTTGATGCCGTTGCGAGAGAGCTCGTCGAGAACGTCGTCGAGCGGTGCATCCGCCGACACGAGACTCCACAGCTGAGCGCGCGTCGACGCGTTGTCCTTCGCGATCAGTCCCAACGATCGCGGTGTGATCAAGCCGACGTGTTCGCCCGGCTGGAACGACGTCGCGTCGGTCGAACCCACCGCGGAGCTGTCTGCTGAGTCGGTCATCTACGTCTCCATCGTGTTGGCGACGGCCCGCTGCCATGGGGCCGCCATCGTCTGGCCCCATGATGCTCCATCCGACCGGTCAGCTCGCGGAACCTCGACACGCTCGCGTCGTATCCTCGCTGCATGGGCGCACGGAACAGGTCGACCGGCGCGGTGGCACTCGCCGTCGTGAGCATCGGCCTCGCCGCAGCCTGCGGGTCGGGTTCCGATGACGGCGCCGGCGCCACGGCCACAGGGCTGAGCACCACCGCCGCTCCAGCCCCGACCGTCGCAACGCCCACCGCCGGGCCGAGCACGAGTTCGCCATCGACCACCGCTCACAGCACGACCACGCTCAGCACTGTCACGCCAACCAC contains:
- a CDS encoding peroxiredoxin family protein; translation: MLDHGPMIGPDELTDTLGWTLKPEGLCQDDRCVIVPDRGAIESDGHIDVTAVAALLDRPAVHDDASGLVAIGAPRERRRGALHDLRAPDFTLPDLEGTSHSLSDHRSKKKLLVAFSSW
- a CDS encoding thioredoxin family protein; protein product: MAIDEAVDKIREFMDGITYPVLIDADHLLTELYAISNVPTVLLIDEDDRIVQPNWNAYATDTFKDFTGIDSSQQIEVIRRWVVDGETMMTEADAKTAVGDLTDDEEAARLHFRIALRLRDAGDEAGAERNFERACELAPHDWTIRRASMPLRGGDPFGPEFFTLVEEFTAAGRPYHGVAAERHP
- a CDS encoding FHA domain-containing protein, which gives rise to MTDSADSSAVGSTDATSFQPGEHVGLITPRSLGLIAKDNASTRAQLWSLVSADAPLDDVLDELSRNGIKNLPDFGLVQVEDECVRIVTRGAVVVTVTTNDGSERSIDPADVRTWIEETAGDVAAVSMTLSGDGSGADAGLNAEGGFFVVAGSVPASSLSRRFDTLTAPEPEPEPEPEPEPEPEPEPEPELEPEPEPEPEPEAEPEPEAEPEPEPEPEPEPEPEAESEPEVEPEPEVEPEPEPEPELEPEPEQESELPDDAVIADLEASFAEPVSDEQDSAPMLDLDAPTDESTTDESTTDDSGTTDDSTTDDEPEPDEPERERRIHAILSFGNGERIPVDRSVLIGRNPKITGQVDELPRIMKYDGPGQGLSRTHAEIRIEGGQLVVEDMQSTNGTEVQLPGAKRERIESGRPVAIVYGTVMVFGDELVCDVEAPD